In Aliiglaciecola sp. LCG003, a genomic segment contains:
- the tldD gene encoding metalloprotease TldD — protein sequence MSNQVENNLLDAADLSAAKVESALGLICQHQNDFADIYFQSSQHESWVLEDGIIKDGSYNIERGVGVRAVSGEKTGFAYSDDINPEALTKAAKAARSISSNGGKFQIDGLNPVRTIQRYYPENPILGMQEHQKITLLQDVDKYIRDQEPLATQVVVSLSGVYEEILVAATDGTFATDIRPLIRLNCSILIEKDGRRERGSAGMGGRYSYQYFLQLDEQQERYKKLADEAIHMARVNMQAVDAPAGLMPVVLGNGWPGVLLHEAVGHGLEGDFNRKGASTFSDRMGQQVAAKGVTVVDDGTLVDRRGSLSIDDEGTKSQRNVLIEDGILTGYMQDKLNARLMGVPATGNGRRESYAHLPMPRMTNTFMLEGQYSPEEIISSIKKGVYAPNFGGGQVDITSGKFVFSTSEAYMIENGKITTPIKGATLIGNGPQVMQKISMIGNNLSLDSGVGVCGKDGQSVPVGVGQPTLKIDELTVGGTA from the coding sequence TTGTCAAATCAGGTAGAGAATAATTTATTAGACGCTGCAGATTTATCTGCCGCTAAAGTCGAATCCGCACTGGGTTTGATTTGTCAGCACCAAAATGATTTTGCCGATATTTATTTTCAATCTAGTCAACATGAAAGTTGGGTGCTAGAAGACGGTATTATCAAAGATGGTAGCTACAATATCGAACGAGGCGTAGGTGTGCGCGCGGTTAGCGGCGAAAAAACCGGTTTTGCCTACTCAGATGACATTAATCCTGAAGCATTGACCAAAGCCGCTAAGGCTGCTCGTAGTATTTCGAGCAATGGTGGTAAATTTCAAATTGACGGGCTAAATCCGGTAAGGACCATTCAGCGTTATTACCCTGAAAACCCAATTTTAGGCATGCAAGAACATCAAAAAATCACCTTGCTGCAAGATGTAGATAAATATATTCGAGATCAAGAGCCCTTAGCAACACAAGTTGTGGTGAGTTTGAGCGGGGTATATGAAGAAATTTTAGTGGCTGCAACTGATGGTACATTTGCCACCGATATTCGCCCATTGATCCGGCTTAATTGTTCGATTCTGATAGAAAAAGACGGCCGTCGAGAGCGTGGCAGTGCTGGTATGGGTGGCCGTTACAGCTACCAATATTTTTTACAGCTGGACGAACAACAAGAGCGCTATAAAAAATTAGCCGATGAAGCTATTCATATGGCGCGTGTGAATATGCAAGCCGTTGATGCTCCCGCTGGCTTAATGCCGGTCGTGTTAGGTAATGGTTGGCCTGGTGTTCTGCTGCATGAGGCGGTAGGGCACGGATTAGAAGGCGACTTCAATCGTAAAGGCGCATCGACCTTCAGTGACCGCATGGGACAACAAGTGGCTGCAAAAGGCGTCACTGTGGTAGATGATGGTACCTTAGTGGACCGCAGAGGCTCCCTGTCTATCGATGATGAGGGCACTAAGAGTCAGCGTAATGTATTGATTGAAGACGGAATACTAACCGGCTACATGCAAGATAAATTAAATGCCCGTTTAATGGGGGTGCCTGCTACTGGGAATGGTCGTAGAGAGTCTTATGCTCACTTACCCATGCCCAGAATGACCAATACCTTTATGCTTGAAGGACAGTATAGTCCTGAAGAAATAATCAGTAGCATCAAAAAAGGAGTTTATGCACCTAACTTTGGTGGTGGCCAGGTGGATATCACATCGGGTAAATTTGTGTTTTCTACATCAGAAGCGTATATGATTGAAAACGGCAAAATTACCACACCTATAAAGGGCGCTACGCTGATCGGCAATGGTCCACAAGTGATGCAAAAAATCTCCATGATAGGCAATAATTTGAGCTTGGATAGCGGTGTAGGGGTGTGCGGCAAAGACGGTCAAAGTGTCCCCGTTGGAGTCGGTCAACCAACCCTTAAAATAGATGAGCTGACAGTCGGTGGAACGGCTTAG
- a CDS encoding carbon-nitrogen hydrolase family protein, whose translation MAKLVACQMVSEVDPDKNLAIAEQLIAQQARGSLVVLPECFASFGAGDAALLAMSEVKGRGKIQDKLSQLAKEYGVWLVAGTVPIKAKDANKYTASSLVFDDTGKCIAEYQKIHLFDVQIEDSTRHYQESKFTEAGDQIVVLDTPFGKLGIAVCYDVRFAGMFQAMGQLDVLALPSAFTRVTGAAHWHSLISARAIENQCYLVAANQGGLHANGRETYGHSLVASPWGQTLAEIESGEGAVSAVLDLEELKKIRNSMPVHEHNQFRSYLVKSGRE comes from the coding sequence ATGGCTAAATTAGTGGCGTGTCAGATGGTTTCTGAGGTTGACCCAGACAAAAACTTAGCTATAGCGGAACAGCTGATTGCTCAGCAAGCTAGGGGCTCTTTGGTGGTTTTACCTGAATGCTTCGCAAGCTTTGGGGCAGGAGATGCGGCGTTACTGGCGATGAGCGAAGTGAAAGGACGTGGCAAAATCCAAGATAAACTGTCGCAGTTAGCCAAGGAATATGGCGTATGGCTTGTCGCCGGTACTGTGCCGATAAAAGCCAAGGATGCCAATAAGTATACGGCATCTAGTTTGGTTTTCGACGATACGGGCAAATGTATTGCCGAATATCAAAAGATCCACCTGTTTGATGTGCAGATAGAAGATTCTACCCGCCATTATCAAGAATCCAAATTCACTGAAGCTGGAGACCAAATAGTGGTGCTAGATACACCTTTTGGCAAACTTGGCATAGCGGTGTGTTATGATGTGCGCTTTGCAGGCATGTTCCAAGCGATGGGACAACTCGATGTATTAGCATTGCCATCTGCATTCACTCGAGTCACAGGGGCCGCCCATTGGCACTCGTTGATCTCGGCTCGTGCCATTGAAAACCAATGTTACCTGGTGGCGGCTAATCAAGGTGGTTTGCACGCCAATGGTCGAGAAACTTACGGTCATTCACTGGTTGCTTCTCCTTGGGGTCAAACCCTAGCCGAGATAGAGTCTGGTGAAGGGGCAGTTAGTGCAGTGTTAGATCTCGAGGAGCTGAAAAAAATTCGCAATAGCATGCCAGTACATGAGCACAATCAATTCAGGAGTTATCTTGTCAAATCAGGTAGAGAATAA
- the pmbA gene encoding metalloprotease PmbA codes for MQMEQQLAQIKQVVEDVLALAKQKGVSHAEASMSKVQGIAVSTRLKEVETVEFTNDGGLGITVYNGQRKGSASTADLSKAALALTVEKACEIAKYTSEDPFAGPADESLMAYDFPDLDLYHPIELDTQLGIQQAIRAEEAALQVDPRITNSDGASYNANIGMKVYGNSHGFIGGYPSSRYSLSCVVIGEQDGDMQRDYAYTLNRKANLLAAPEQVGIEAAEFTLGRLGARKVKTCKAPVIFHREIASGLLGHFVSAISGGSLFRNSSFLLDRLGTQVLPNWFEIQEKPHILSGLASSPFDNEGVKTQDMEIVSQGMLNHYLLTSYSARKMKMENNGHAGGIHNWLVKHTGQSDDQLLTEMGTGLLVTELMGQGVNIVTGDYSRGAAGYWVENGKIQYPVHEITIAGNLKDMLMNIAAVGAVAETRGSIQTGSILVSEMQIAGE; via the coding sequence ATGCAAATGGAGCAACAACTCGCGCAAATTAAACAAGTTGTGGAAGATGTCCTTGCGCTTGCCAAACAAAAAGGTGTCAGTCATGCAGAAGCCAGCATGTCAAAAGTTCAAGGCATTGCCGTATCAACCCGGTTGAAAGAAGTTGAGACAGTCGAATTTACCAATGACGGTGGCTTAGGCATTACCGTATATAACGGCCAAAGAAAAGGCAGTGCATCGACAGCCGATCTTAGTAAAGCCGCATTAGCTTTAACGGTCGAAAAGGCCTGTGAAATTGCAAAATATACTAGTGAAGACCCTTTCGCAGGTCCAGCGGATGAATCGTTAATGGCATATGATTTTCCAGATTTGGATCTTTACCATCCCATTGAGTTGGATACCCAACTTGGCATCCAACAAGCAATAAGAGCTGAAGAAGCTGCCTTGCAAGTTGACCCGCGTATAACCAATTCAGACGGTGCCTCTTATAATGCTAATATCGGTATGAAAGTCTATGGCAATAGTCATGGTTTTATTGGCGGATATCCTAGCAGTCGTTACAGTCTCAGTTGCGTGGTCATTGGGGAGCAAGACGGTGATATGCAGCGAGACTACGCCTATACTCTCAATCGTAAGGCTAATTTACTTGCTGCTCCTGAACAAGTAGGCATAGAAGCCGCAGAGTTTACTCTGGGACGACTAGGCGCGCGTAAGGTCAAAACCTGCAAAGCGCCTGTGATATTTCATCGCGAAATCGCCTCGGGATTACTCGGACACTTTGTCAGTGCGATAAGCGGTGGCAGTCTATTTCGGAATTCCTCTTTTTTACTCGATCGCTTGGGTACACAGGTTTTACCAAACTGGTTTGAGATACAAGAAAAACCCCACATCCTTTCTGGCTTAGCTAGTTCTCCTTTTGATAATGAAGGGGTAAAAACCCAAGACATGGAGATCGTTAGCCAGGGCATGTTAAATCATTACTTACTGACTAGTTACTCTGCGCGAAAAATGAAAATGGAAAACAACGGCCATGCAGGTGGCATCCATAATTGGTTAGTGAAGCATACCGGCCAAAGTGATGATCAATTGCTAACGGAAATGGGCACAGGACTTTTAGTGACTGAATTAATGGGCCAGGGAGTGAATATAGTAACGGGTGACTATTCTCGTGGTGCCGCGGGCTATTGGGTTGAGAACGGCAAAATCCAATATCCGGTGCATGAAATTACTATCGCCGGTAACTTAAAAGATATGTTGATGAATATTGCCGCGGTTGGCGCTGTGGCCGAAACCCGAGGCAGTATTCAAACGGGCTCAATACTAGTTTCTGAAATGCAAATAGCTGGCGAGTAG
- the yjgA gene encoding ribosome biogenesis factor YjgA: protein MSDTNSTDPENQIKSKTQLKQESNELQKLGEALVDLGQAALAKIPLDDELSDAVNLARKINRKKEGFRRQLQLIGKLMRHRDTQPIQFALDQLQLSHRQQTQKFHHFETARDQVLQQGDVGINALLNVYPDLDRQKLRQFARQADKQQQENKPPKAARELFQYLKDNMS, encoded by the coding sequence ATGAGCGATACGAATTCAACAGATCCAGAAAACCAAATCAAGAGCAAAACCCAACTAAAGCAAGAATCGAACGAGTTGCAAAAGTTGGGTGAAGCCTTAGTAGACTTGGGCCAAGCTGCCCTTGCGAAAATTCCTTTAGATGATGAATTATCTGATGCGGTGAATTTAGCCCGTAAAATAAATCGCAAAAAGGAGGGATTTCGACGCCAATTACAACTAATTGGTAAGCTAATGCGTCACCGTGATACGCAGCCAATTCAGTTTGCGTTAGACCAGTTGCAGCTATCTCATCGGCAACAGACGCAAAAATTTCATCATTTTGAAACGGCCCGAGACCAGGTATTGCAACAGGGAGATGTGGGAATAAATGCGTTATTAAATGTATATCCTGATTTGGATAGACAAAAATTAAGGCAGTTTGCTCGTCAAGCTGACAAGCAACAACAGGAAAACAAACCACCTAAGGCGGCTAGAGAATTATTTCAATATTTGAAAGATAATATGTCTTAG
- a CDS encoding YhdP family protein, whose translation MKSTSFYAAYLVKKLWTLAAILLVVVALLISILRFSLPYMDGQKARVESWLSSQYGVKLNIGELSADWNKSGPSLVLKDVYLKQDEQSPIGLEITETQIEIDFWGSVLARQVRSKRFDLNGMALSVNLARIQTSESEFPIVKALESLFLEQLHRFDISNSVVDINTRYDQQLIQIQQLSWVNKDQHHQGVGQLRVVELANNSATFVLDLYGNKDDLSGNFYAKGEEIDLSPWLNQLIRTQNQLTQSRANFTFWAKLDKSQVESVQIQLAKSEFTWTTPDAQVDASIVAGDVRAIPDENGWTINIEDLTLESGQQSLVSSWAGHIGRDGNSRFNNINPVNMQAVLPILPLAFDKTTIDFITKLSPQVRLDRFAMVIGQDMLAEVAFSKVSWNQVDDIPGLTDLNGQFTLVNDTARLQINGQDSELKIDNILDSNIGYQTLQLDSFIQWNERGTSFFVPQLRFNSDSVNITQQLNFDTQSNQLSLKAQIDPLSLANVKKLFPKQHMGVTTKSYLDRSLLKGELESAHIFWQGELQQFPFEQQQGGFQAQVKLRDSTLKFDPGWPALTDLDIDLMFENAGLSMQAKQGKLQDVILKQLSASIANLGNAPVLQINAQAQAQGSQVSTLMVASNLADSLGVALTEGVVIAGPLQVNLDLNIPLTGDDVVAKGKVKLNGNSLFVPSLAITFEDMLGEVAFINDKVTFSAMQAQLFEQPVKLDFRGGIDNKKAYAVNIDMQGDWQLSPLLETFRPSMAEYAKGRANWHAKTYVAINADSYNYNFILKSDLVGVESVLPAPFSKLAEQPLPFIIKGNGEDQASNFALTLGNDISFEGVLPHDSMQFSRAHLAIGDDKTVSMGLGFSIFANVKEVDLDSWMQAISKLHDGLPSTDKPILSEPQRIYVNADVMRISGQSINQLELVVKHSTDDWLLDFNAQQIRAKVTLYDDWLNRGIDIKADFIDLLEWQTDDSAQSQPIALKELPPINFECKSCQILGKNLGRVDFSLSRAPHGMQIDSLRVNNDQGILYASGDWVMNGNGSSTFLKGELNSTDFGGMLKGLGLDSGIKDSKAQFTFDLNWQDAPHKFSLDSLNGAIDWRLTDGYLSDVSDKGSRIFSFLSLQSLVRKLSLDFRDVFAKGFFYDKMYGSFQVVDGQADTRDTVIDGAAGEMLIVGYTNLTSKELNYQIEFTPNVTSSLPLLVYWMVNPATAIAALAIDQVLTEAKVISNVKYSVTGTLDEPIMTELDRKSKEVALPARHMPKSNDEQGPMPPLLQDERLNIEIKENNG comes from the coding sequence GTGAAATCCACCTCTTTTTATGCCGCTTACCTAGTCAAAAAACTATGGACACTAGCAGCGATTTTGCTGGTGGTTGTGGCGTTGCTTATTAGTATCTTGCGCTTTTCGTTGCCTTATATGGACGGCCAAAAAGCGCGAGTAGAGAGCTGGCTAAGTAGCCAATATGGGGTGAAATTAAATATCGGTGAGCTCAGCGCTGATTGGAACAAAAGTGGTCCATCATTAGTTCTCAAAGATGTATACCTCAAACAAGATGAACAGTCTCCCATTGGACTAGAAATCACTGAAACTCAAATTGAAATCGATTTTTGGGGCTCGGTGTTAGCGCGTCAGGTGCGATCAAAACGTTTCGATCTTAATGGTATGGCGTTGTCAGTAAACCTGGCCCGAATTCAAACATCTGAAAGCGAGTTCCCGATTGTTAAAGCCCTAGAAAGTCTTTTTCTAGAGCAATTACACCGTTTTGATATTTCAAACAGTGTGGTCGATATAAACACCCGTTACGACCAGCAGTTGATTCAAATTCAACAGTTGAGTTGGGTCAACAAAGACCAACACCACCAAGGTGTAGGTCAGCTCAGAGTGGTAGAATTAGCCAATAATTCGGCGACTTTCGTGTTGGATTTGTATGGCAACAAAGACGATTTGAGTGGTAACTTCTATGCTAAGGGAGAAGAGATCGATCTTTCCCCTTGGTTAAATCAGCTTATCCGTACCCAAAATCAATTAACCCAAAGCCGTGCTAACTTTACATTTTGGGCGAAATTAGACAAAAGCCAGGTTGAAAGTGTGCAAATTCAATTGGCTAAAAGCGAATTCACCTGGACCACGCCAGATGCTCAGGTTGATGCGTCTATTGTGGCTGGAGATGTAAGAGCCATACCTGATGAAAATGGTTGGACCATCAATATTGAAGACTTGACCCTTGAATCTGGACAGCAAAGTTTAGTCTCAAGTTGGGCAGGGCATATTGGTCGCGATGGCAACAGCCGCTTTAACAATATTAACCCAGTTAATATGCAAGCCGTTTTACCTATACTGCCACTAGCTTTTGATAAAACCACCATCGATTTTATCACTAAGTTATCACCCCAAGTTCGACTCGACCGCTTTGCCATGGTAATCGGTCAGGATATGTTAGCAGAGGTAGCATTCTCGAAGGTATCATGGAATCAAGTTGATGATATTCCGGGACTTACTGATTTAAATGGGCAGTTTACCTTGGTTAATGATACGGCAAGGCTGCAAATTAATGGGCAGGATAGCGAATTAAAAATCGATAATATATTGGATAGCAATATCGGTTATCAGACGCTGCAGTTAGATTCGTTTATACAATGGAATGAGCGAGGTACGTCATTTTTTGTACCTCAGTTACGATTTAATAGCGACAGCGTAAATATTACGCAACAACTCAACTTTGATACCCAAAGCAATCAACTATCATTAAAAGCGCAAATAGATCCACTGTCGCTGGCTAATGTGAAAAAGCTATTTCCAAAACAACATATGGGAGTGACGACCAAATCTTACTTGGATCGCAGCCTATTAAAAGGAGAACTCGAATCCGCTCATATTTTCTGGCAGGGTGAACTGCAACAATTTCCTTTTGAGCAACAGCAAGGAGGTTTTCAAGCACAAGTTAAATTGCGGGATAGTACTTTAAAATTCGATCCTGGCTGGCCAGCTCTAACTGATTTAGATATCGACCTGATGTTCGAAAATGCTGGGCTAAGCATGCAAGCTAAGCAAGGTAAATTACAAGATGTAATACTCAAACAATTGTCAGCATCAATTGCCAATTTAGGCAATGCGCCTGTGTTACAAATTAATGCCCAAGCTCAAGCTCAAGGGTCGCAAGTAAGCACCCTTATGGTTGCCAGCAATTTGGCTGACTCTTTGGGAGTGGCGTTAACTGAGGGGGTAGTAATTGCTGGTCCTTTGCAGGTTAACCTTGATTTGAACATACCCCTAACTGGCGATGATGTCGTGGCTAAGGGAAAGGTTAAGCTAAACGGAAATTCATTGTTTGTTCCTAGCTTGGCAATCACCTTTGAGGACATGCTGGGTGAAGTGGCGTTCATCAACGATAAGGTCACCTTTTCGGCCATGCAGGCACAGCTGTTTGAACAGCCGGTGAAACTGGATTTCAGGGGGGGCATTGATAACAAAAAGGCCTACGCTGTCAATATTGATATGCAAGGTGATTGGCAACTATCACCATTGCTTGAGACATTTAGACCTAGTATGGCCGAGTATGCAAAGGGACGCGCGAACTGGCATGCTAAAACGTACGTGGCTATTAATGCCGACAGTTACAACTATAACTTTATTTTAAAAAGCGATTTAGTCGGGGTAGAGTCTGTGCTACCGGCACCTTTTTCAAAACTAGCTGAGCAACCCCTACCTTTTATTATCAAGGGTAATGGGGAAGACCAGGCTTCTAATTTTGCCTTAACCTTAGGTAATGATATTTCATTTGAAGGGGTGCTGCCTCACGATAGCATGCAATTTTCTCGTGCACACCTAGCGATAGGTGACGATAAAACTGTCAGTATGGGCTTGGGCTTTAGTATCTTTGCGAACGTTAAAGAGGTGGATTTAGATAGCTGGATGCAAGCTATTTCCAAACTACATGATGGCTTGCCCTCAACGGATAAACCTATCTTGTCTGAACCTCAGCGTATTTATGTCAACGCCGATGTAATGCGTATTTCCGGACAAAGCATTAATCAATTGGAGTTGGTTGTAAAACACTCCACCGACGATTGGCTGCTGGATTTCAATGCACAACAAATCCGCGCAAAGGTCACTCTATACGATGATTGGTTAAATCGTGGTATCGATATCAAGGCCGATTTTATTGATTTGCTTGAATGGCAGACTGATGACTCAGCACAGTCACAACCAATCGCTTTGAAGGAACTCCCACCGATTAATTTCGAATGTAAGAGCTGTCAAATTTTAGGCAAAAATTTGGGGCGAGTAGATTTTTCATTGTCCAGAGCTCCCCATGGAATGCAAATAGATAGTCTGCGAGTTAATAATGACCAGGGTATTCTGTATGCTAGCGGTGACTGGGTGATGAACGGTAATGGTTCCAGCACCTTTTTGAAAGGCGAGCTCAATAGTACAGATTTTGGCGGCATGCTTAAAGGACTGGGTTTGGATTCGGGGATTAAAGACTCAAAAGCTCAGTTTACCTTTGATTTGAATTGGCAAGACGCACCACACAAATTCTCTTTGGATAGTCTAAATGGCGCTATAGATTGGCGGTTAACCGATGGGTATTTGTCTGACGTGAGCGATAAAGGCTCGCGAATTTTCAGCTTTCTGAGTCTGCAGTCATTGGTGCGTAAGCTGAGCTTAGATTTTCGAGATGTTTTTGCTAAAGGCTTTTTCTACGACAAAATGTATGGCTCCTTTCAAGTTGTTGACGGCCAAGCAGACACTCGTGATACCGTCATAGATGGCGCTGCTGGAGAAATGCTAATTGTTGGCTATACCAATCTGACCTCGAAAGAATTGAATTATCAAATTGAGTTTACCCCAAATGTTACCTCGAGTTTACCCTTGCTAGTCTACTGGATGGTAAATCCGGCTACTGCTATTGCGGCTTTGGCAATAGACCAAGTGCTGACCGAGGCTAAGGTTATCTCCAACGTTAAATATTCGGTTACAGGCACACTAGATGAGCCTATTATGACGGAGCTAGACAGAAAGAGTAAAGAAGTGGCGTTGCCAGCCAGACATATGCCCAAATCAAACGATGAGCAAGGCCCTATGCCACCCTTACTGCAGGATGAGCGGCTTAATATTGAGATAAAGGAAAATAATGGCTAA